From the Rhodoferax mekongensis genome, one window contains:
- the ftsY gene encoding signal recognition particle-docking protein FtsY, translating into MFSFFKKKFLSSSTPASEAVAPAVAPLADEVPAQASDAPAEAVSAPAASVTSPPSSTPAPPAPEPANAAPASTGWGSGSLIGSALVAPIEIPEAPATPPERQKWLDKLKAGLGKTASSISGVFGGSQIDEALYEDLEGALLMADAGVAATQLLTDALRKKVKATGVTHPTALKNILIAELTELLQPLQKPLVIGEHTPTVIMVAGVNGAGKTTSIGKLTKHLADSNASVLLAAADTFRAAAREQLTVWADRNTVEIVSQEGGDPAAVSYDSVTAGKARGKDVVLIDTAGRLPTQLHLMEELKKIKRVIGKADGTAPHEVLLVIDGNTGQNAVAQVKAFDDALGLTGLIVTKLDGTAKGGVLAAIARERPIPVYFIGVGEKLDELETFNAREFAQALLA; encoded by the coding sequence ATGTTCAGTTTTTTCAAAAAGAAATTCCTTTCTTCGTCCACTCCGGCCTCTGAGGCGGTAGCGCCAGCCGTTGCACCTTTAGCAGACGAAGTACCGGCGCAGGCCTCCGATGCACCAGCAGAAGCGGTTAGCGCCCCCGCAGCGTCGGTCACAAGCCCCCCCAGCTCTACCCCCGCCCCGCCCGCACCAGAACCGGCGAACGCGGCACCCGCCAGTACCGGCTGGGGCTCCGGCTCGCTGATCGGCAGCGCGCTGGTGGCGCCCATTGAAATTCCTGAGGCTCCGGCTACGCCGCCCGAACGCCAGAAGTGGCTGGACAAACTCAAGGCGGGCCTGGGCAAAACCGCCAGCAGCATCTCCGGCGTGTTCGGCGGCAGCCAGATCGATGAAGCCTTGTATGAGGACCTGGAAGGCGCCTTGCTGATGGCCGACGCCGGCGTGGCCGCCACCCAGTTGTTGACGGACGCACTGCGAAAAAAGGTCAAGGCTACCGGCGTGACCCACCCGACGGCCCTCAAGAACATCCTGATCGCCGAGCTGACCGAGCTGCTTCAGCCGCTGCAAAAGCCGCTGGTGATCGGCGAGCACACGCCCACCGTCATCATGGTGGCAGGTGTGAACGGTGCAGGTAAAACCACCAGCATCGGCAAGCTGACCAAGCACCTCGCCGACAGCAACGCCAGCGTGTTGCTGGCCGCGGCCGACACCTTCCGCGCCGCTGCGCGCGAGCAACTCACCGTGTGGGCCGACCGAAACACCGTAGAAATCGTGAGCCAGGAAGGCGGCGACCCCGCTGCCGTGAGCTATGACTCGGTGACCGCCGGCAAGGCACGCGGCAAGGACGTGGTGCTCATCGACACCGCAGGTCGCCTGCCTACGCAACTGCACCTGATGGAAGAGCTGAAAAAGATCAAGCGCGTCATCGGCAAAGCCGACGGCACGGCTCCGCACGAAGTGCTGCTGGTCATCGACGGCAACACCGGCCAGAACGCCGTGGCCCAGGTCAAAGCATTTGACGACGCGCTAGGCCTTACCGGCCTGATTGTCACCAAGCTCGACGGCACCGCCAAGGGCGGCGTGCTCGCAGCCATCGCCCGCGAGCGGCCCATTCCGGTGTACTTCATCGGTGTGGGCGAAAAGCTCGACGAGCTGGAAACCTTCAACGCGCGGGAATTTGCGCAGGCCTTGTTGGCTTAA
- a CDS encoding patatin-like phospholipase family protein, with translation MQRRAFNSTLAKGLAAASATTLAGTAGAQTVPKRGGKLGLVLGGGSARGFSHIGVLKALEESGYKADVVVGTSAGSLVGAFYAAGYTPWQMEEVALKVRDIDVADLNSANKRGMFAGEALQKLVNDYVRQQPIEKLKLTFGAVATNLHSGEAVLLRSGDTGQAVRASSAIPGVFVPTQVGGNELVDGGLVSPLPVRFARALGATQVIAVDVGTKPQNNVGNGLYEVILQSFEIMGRALANLEGKEADFLIRPDTSRFSSTDFGARKDLIQAGYVAGRAALAELNRKVPPNAKAG, from the coding sequence ATGCAACGCCGCGCGTTCAATTCCACACTGGCCAAGGGTTTGGCGGCAGCCTCAGCAACCACGCTGGCAGGCACTGCTGGTGCGCAAACAGTACCCAAGCGCGGTGGAAAGCTGGGCTTGGTATTGGGCGGCGGCTCAGCCCGGGGCTTTTCGCACATCGGTGTGCTCAAAGCACTGGAAGAAAGCGGCTACAAGGCAGACGTGGTGGTAGGCACCAGCGCGGGTTCACTGGTGGGCGCCTTTTATGCAGCGGGCTATACGCCTTGGCAAATGGAAGAAGTGGCCCTCAAGGTGCGAGACATTGATGTGGCAGACCTCAACTCAGCCAATAAACGCGGCATGTTCGCGGGCGAGGCATTGCAAAAACTGGTGAACGACTACGTGCGCCAGCAGCCCATAGAAAAGCTCAAACTCACCTTCGGCGCGGTGGCGACCAACCTGCATAGCGGCGAAGCCGTGCTGCTCCGCTCGGGCGACACCGGCCAGGCAGTGCGCGCATCGAGCGCCATTCCCGGCGTGTTTGTGCCCACGCAAGTGGGCGGTAACGAGCTGGTGGACGGCGGCCTGGTGAGCCCGCTGCCTGTGCGCTTTGCAAGGGCCCTGGGCGCAACCCAGGTGATTGCGGTGGACGTGGGCACCAAACCGCAAAACAATGTGGGCAACGGCTTGTACGAAGTCATTCTGCAGTCCTTCGAAATCATGGGTCGTGCGCTGGCCAACCTCGAAGGAAAAGAGGCCGACTTCCTTATCCGCCCGGATACCTCGCGCTTCAGCAGCACCGACTTTGGTGCCCGCAAAGACCTGATCCAGGCCGGCTACGTGGCAGGGCGGGCTGCACTGGCAGAGCTCAATCGCAAAGTGCCCCCCAATGCCAAAGCCGGCTGA
- the rsmD gene encoding 16S rRNA (guanine(966)-N(2))-methyltransferase RsmD gives MNAKATSSRSAAAAPKRPARPRAGQSREIRIIGGLWKRTKLKVADKPGLRPTPDRVRETVFNWLGQDMTGLRCLDAFAGTGALGFEAASRGAKDVLIIEQDGALIEQLKKTQAQLGATALHVQRGDGVAAIRQAAPGSLDVIFIDPPFDAPLFEPALGACARALAPEGWVYLEAPTAYTDDTLSAVGLSVHRHLKAGAVHAHLLKHAPA, from the coding sequence ATGAACGCCAAAGCCACCTCTTCACGCAGCGCTGCAGCTGCGCCCAAGCGCCCCGCGCGGCCCCGCGCCGGCCAGAGCCGCGAAATCCGGATCATCGGCGGGCTGTGGAAGCGCACCAAACTCAAAGTAGCCGACAAGCCCGGCCTGCGCCCCACGCCGGACCGGGTGCGCGAAACCGTGTTCAACTGGCTGGGGCAGGACATGACCGGCCTGCGGTGCCTGGACGCTTTTGCGGGCACCGGCGCCTTGGGTTTCGAGGCCGCGTCCCGTGGCGCGAAAGACGTGCTCATCATTGAGCAGGACGGCGCCCTGATCGAGCAGCTCAAGAAAACCCAGGCCCAACTGGGGGCGACTGCGCTGCACGTGCAGCGCGGGGACGGGGTGGCCGCGATCCGCCAGGCGGCACCGGGCAGCCTGGATGTGATTTTCATCGACCCGCCCTTTGACGCGCCGCTGTTTGAACCTGCGTTGGGCGCTTGCGCCCGTGCGTTGGCGCCTGAGGGCTGGGTGTATCTGGAGGCGCCCACTGCCTACACCGATGACACCCTGAGTGCTGTGGGGCTCAGTGTTCACCGCCACCTCAAGGCCGGTGCGGTGCATGCGCACCTGCTCAAGCACGCGCCTGCATAA
- a CDS encoding SMP-30/gluconolactonase/LRE family protein: protein MKKIAPFVAAASGLVLLYLLLWPVPVSPVVWNAPAAPGYTGPHAVNTRLGNLRMIDLQGEVGPEHIQFGRDGKLYTTVASGNILRMEADGTAQQVFANTDGRVLGFDFDAQGNLIAADAVKGLLSIAPDAKVTVLTDTVNGDPIRYADAVVVAKNGKMYFSDASTRFAPKDWGGTFEASVLDILEQASTGRILEYDPATKTTRLVASGLSFANGVALSEDEQSLFVNETGKYRVWKIAVNANELDVRTLGTHAHAQAQVLLDNLPGYPDNLMRGLDGKIWLGFAKPRNPTVDNMAGKPWLRSLTLRLPRVLWPIPKAYGHVMAFTEDGKVVADLQDPSGSYPETTAITETKDRLYVQSLHAHGLGWLPK from the coding sequence TTGAAAAAAATTGCTCCATTCGTGGCCGCCGCCTCGGGCCTGGTGCTGCTGTACCTGTTGCTGTGGCCGGTACCCGTCAGCCCCGTGGTTTGGAATGCTCCCGCTGCTCCGGGCTACACCGGCCCGCACGCAGTGAACACACGGCTTGGCAACTTGCGGATGATCGACTTGCAAGGCGAGGTGGGCCCTGAGCACATCCAGTTCGGCCGCGACGGCAAGCTTTACACCACCGTGGCGAGCGGCAACATCTTGCGCATGGAGGCCGATGGCACCGCGCAGCAGGTATTTGCCAACACCGACGGCCGGGTGCTGGGCTTTGACTTTGATGCACAGGGCAACCTGATCGCAGCGGATGCTGTCAAAGGGCTGCTCTCCATCGCCCCGGATGCGAAGGTCACCGTGCTCACCGATACGGTGAACGGAGACCCGATCCGCTATGCGGATGCAGTGGTTGTTGCCAAAAATGGCAAGATGTATTTCAGCGATGCATCCACCCGCTTCGCACCCAAAGACTGGGGCGGCACTTTCGAGGCCAGCGTGCTCGACATCCTGGAGCAAGCCAGCACCGGCCGCATTCTGGAATATGACCCGGCCACCAAAACCACCCGCCTGGTCGCCAGCGGCTTGAGTTTTGCCAACGGTGTGGCGCTGAGCGAGGACGAACAGTCTCTGTTTGTGAACGAGACCGGCAAATATCGGGTGTGGAAAATTGCGGTGAACGCCAATGAGCTCGATGTGCGCACGCTAGGCACCCACGCCCATGCGCAAGCCCAAGTACTGCTGGACAACCTGCCCGGCTACCCCGACAACCTGATGCGCGGCCTGGACGGAAAAATCTGGCTGGGCTTTGCCAAGCCCCGCAACCCGACCGTCGACAACATGGCCGGTAAACCCTGGTTGCGCAGCCTCACCTTGCGTTTGCCGCGTGTGCTGTGGCCCATCCCCAAGGCCTACGGCCATGTCATGGCCTTCACCGAAGACGGCAAAGTAGTGGCCGACCTGCAAGACCCAAGCGGAAGTTACCCCGAAACCACAGCGATTACCGAAACCAAAGACCGCTTGTATGTGCAGAGCCTGCACGCCCACGGTCTGGGCTGGTTGCCCAAGTAA
- a CDS encoding M16 family metallopeptidase: MKHPFHLSGARWAAPVSTFALAASLTIPCLLLPLTASAAEVQTTPAATLAQQFTLKNGMTLIVKPDRRAPTAVHMVWVRVGSMDEVDGTSGVAHLLEHMMFKGTPTVKAGDFSRKVAALGGRENAFTSKDYTGYLQQIPSAKLEDVMRLEADRFANNTWTDEVFAKELEVVKEERRLRTEDKPHARLHEAMDAVIYQADPYRRPIVGWMSDLESMTADDARAFYRRWYTPTNAAVIVAGDVDVDAVRVLAERYYGTLPVHALPQRKPRTEPEQTGMRRLDFKAPAEQAYVALAFKVPGLQPAGLPATAAASTDATSEDALALTVLSAVLSGYDGARLPRALTLSDKPVADEAGAYYGLTARGPQLFTLYGIPAVGKTATEVEAALRAQVALVAKDGVTEAELTRVKNRWVAGEVYKQDSVFNQARLLGVSWINGFPLGADQLLLERLRRVTAAQVQAVAAKYFGDDALTVATLLPQPVDSTRKPRVPAVGLRH, translated from the coding sequence ATGAAACACCCATTTCACCTGTCGGGCGCCCGCTGGGCCGCCCCGGTTTCCACGTTCGCGCTGGCCGCATCCCTCACCATTCCTTGTCTTCTACTGCCCCTGACAGCCTCGGCCGCTGAGGTGCAAACCACGCCGGCCGCCACGCTGGCGCAGCAGTTCACCCTGAAGAATGGGATGACGCTCATCGTCAAGCCCGACCGACGTGCCCCTACTGCAGTGCACATGGTGTGGGTGCGCGTGGGCTCCATGGACGAGGTGGACGGCACCAGCGGCGTGGCTCACCTGTTGGAGCACATGATGTTCAAAGGCACGCCTACGGTGAAGGCTGGCGATTTCTCGCGCAAGGTCGCCGCGCTGGGTGGCCGCGAAAATGCATTCACCAGCAAGGACTACACCGGTTACTTACAGCAGATTCCTTCAGCCAAGCTCGAAGACGTGATGCGCCTGGAGGCTGACCGCTTTGCCAACAACACTTGGACGGATGAAGTGTTTGCCAAAGAGCTGGAGGTGGTGAAAGAAGAACGCCGCCTGCGCACCGAAGACAAGCCTCATGCCCGTCTGCACGAGGCCATGGACGCGGTGATCTACCAGGCCGACCCCTACCGCCGCCCCATCGTGGGCTGGATGAGCGACCTGGAGAGCATGACCGCGGACGACGCCCGCGCCTTCTACCGCCGCTGGTACACGCCCACCAATGCTGCCGTGATCGTGGCCGGAGATGTGGATGTGGACGCCGTTCGCGTGCTGGCAGAAAGGTATTACGGCACCCTGCCGGTGCACGCCCTGCCGCAGCGCAAGCCGCGCACTGAGCCCGAGCAAACCGGGATGCGCCGCTTGGACTTCAAGGCGCCCGCTGAACAGGCCTATGTGGCACTCGCCTTCAAGGTGCCGGGCCTCCAACCTGCCGGTTTGCCTGCCACGGCGGCAGCTTCCACCGATGCGACCAGCGAGGATGCTCTGGCGCTCACGGTGCTGTCGGCAGTCCTTTCCGGCTACGACGGTGCCCGGCTGCCGCGCGCGCTGACGCTGTCGGACAAACCTGTGGCGGATGAAGCTGGCGCGTACTACGGGCTCACCGCCCGCGGCCCGCAGCTCTTTACGCTGTATGGCATACCAGCCGTAGGCAAAACGGCCACCGAGGTGGAGGCTGCATTGCGCGCCCAAGTGGCGCTGGTCGCCAAAGACGGTGTGACCGAGGCTGAACTCACCCGCGTCAAAAACCGCTGGGTAGCGGGCGAGGTCTACAAGCAAGACAGTGTGTTCAATCAGGCCCGCCTGCTGGGTGTGAGCTGGATCAATGGCTTCCCCTTGGGCGCGGACCAGCTGCTGCTGGAGCGCTTGCGCAGAGTGACAGCCGCGCAGGTGCAGGCGGTAGCCGCCAAGTACTTTGGGGATGACGCCCTGACCGTCGCCACCTTGCTGCCGCAGCCGGTGGACAGCACCCGCAAGCCCCGCGTCCCCGCGGTAGGCCTTCGCCATTGA
- a CDS encoding M16 family metallopeptidase codes for MITPKFIAARALLVCASALFGMHSVWAGIPIQHWMQPSGVRIYLVESPAIPMVDVQIDLDAGARRDPIDKPGLANLMAASTANGVRASGAGPALDEHQLSEAWADLGASFGGSASADRMSFGLRSLTYPDLLDKAVALAARQLGEPSFPEAPWLRDRPKMIASLKEANTRPATLAARAFSQAVYGSHPYGRETTEASLLRTNVEDLRALHAKVLRACAAQVSIVGALNRAQADALVAKLLARLPQGGCTAQPAVPEVAALTAASEVRIPFASAQAHVLVGQPGFKRNDPDFFALTVGNHILGGGGFTARLTEEVREKRGLTYSVYSYFAPGMHAGAFTIGLQTRPDQAEQALTLVREVVTKFVEEGPTEKELQAAKDNLIGGFALRIDSNKKLLDNVANIAWNGLPLDYLDTWTQQVERLTVADVRAAMARTLQPNRMATVVLGAPEPSR; via the coding sequence ATGATTACTCCTAAATTCATAGCTGCTCGCGCACTATTGGTGTGCGCTAGCGCCTTGTTTGGCATGCATTCCGTGTGGGCGGGCATTCCCATCCAGCACTGGATGCAGCCCAGTGGTGTGCGTATCTACCTCGTTGAGAGCCCTGCCATTCCGATGGTGGATGTGCAGATCGATCTGGATGCCGGCGCCCGCCGCGACCCTATCGACAAGCCCGGCCTGGCCAACCTGATGGCTGCCAGCACCGCGAACGGCGTGCGCGCCAGCGGTGCCGGCCCTGCGCTGGACGAGCACCAGCTCAGCGAAGCCTGGGCGGACTTGGGCGCGTCTTTCGGCGGCAGCGCGAGTGCCGACCGCATGAGCTTTGGCCTGCGCTCCCTGACCTACCCGGACTTGTTGGACAAAGCCGTAGCGCTGGCCGCCCGCCAGTTGGGCGAGCCATCGTTCCCCGAAGCCCCTTGGCTGCGTGACCGCCCCAAGATGATTGCCAGCCTGAAGGAAGCCAACACCCGCCCCGCCACACTGGCCGCGCGTGCGTTCAGCCAGGCCGTGTACGGCAGCCACCCCTATGGCCGCGAGACGACCGAAGCCAGCCTGTTGCGGACGAATGTGGAAGACCTGCGTGCCTTGCACGCCAAGGTCCTGCGCGCCTGCGCGGCACAGGTCAGCATCGTGGGTGCGCTCAACCGTGCGCAGGCGGATGCACTGGTAGCCAAGCTGCTGGCCCGCCTGCCGCAAGGCGGCTGCACGGCGCAGCCGGCAGTGCCCGAGGTGGCTGCGCTGACGGCCGCGAGCGAGGTACGCATTCCGTTTGCATCGGCCCAGGCGCATGTGCTGGTGGGACAGCCGGGCTTCAAACGCAATGACCCGGATTTCTTTGCGCTCACGGTGGGCAACCACATCCTGGGCGGTGGCGGCTTTACCGCCCGCCTGACTGAAGAGGTGCGCGAGAAGCGGGGGCTCACCTATAGCGTGTACAGCTACTTTGCGCCCGGCATGCATGCAGGTGCCTTCACCATCGGCCTCCAAACGCGGCCTGACCAGGCGGAGCAAGCACTGACTTTGGTGCGCGAGGTGGTGACCAAGTTCGTGGAAGAGGGGCCGACTGAAAAAGAGCTGCAAGCTGCCAAAGACAACCTGATCGGCGGATTTGCCCTGCGCATCGACAGCAACAAGAAGCTGCTCGACAACGTGGCCAACATCGCCTGGAACGGCCTGCCGCTGGACTATCTGGACACTTGGACGCAGCAGGTCGAGCGCCTTACGGTGGCTGATGTCCGTGCGGCCATGGCCCGCACATTGCAGCCGAACCGCATGGCGACGGTAGTGCTGGGGGCGCCTGAGCCAAGCCGTTGA
- a CDS encoding OmpA family protein, translating to MSFLTHSSRLARMGATVAFVAVAGASLTACQQAPVASAAPVYSGPTLPIAQSDRGVQIFLPSAALFESGKSTLNATESAAYMQRVAQLINTKTDKNVVLEGHTDNVGNEALNQELSEARARSVKEALLAQGVDAKRLNTSGFSFKRPIASNATDDGRKLNRRVEVVILEEKVENITRGEAPNAFENAWDRLKAMMDKGLIKPMMAQ from the coding sequence ATGTCTTTCCTCACACACTCTTCCCGCTTGGCGCGCATGGGCGCCACTGTTGCTTTTGTCGCTGTTGCAGGCGCTAGTCTCACCGCCTGCCAGCAAGCACCTGTGGCATCCGCAGCACCGGTTTACAGTGGCCCGACTCTGCCGATTGCGCAGTCCGATCGAGGTGTACAGATTTTTCTGCCCAGCGCAGCATTGTTTGAATCCGGCAAGTCCACCTTGAATGCCACCGAATCAGCCGCCTACATGCAGCGCGTGGCGCAACTCATCAACACCAAGACCGACAAAAATGTGGTGTTGGAAGGTCACACCGACAACGTCGGCAACGAAGCCCTGAACCAGGAGCTGTCGGAAGCCCGAGCCCGTAGCGTGAAAGAGGCTTTGCTCGCCCAGGGCGTAGACGCCAAGCGCCTGAACACTAGCGGCTTCTCCTTCAAGCGCCCAATTGCCTCCAACGCGACTGACGACGGCCGCAAGCTCAACCGCCGTGTCGAGGTGGTGATTCTGGAAGAAAAGGTAGAAAACATTACCCGCGGTGAAGCACCTAACGCATTTGAAAACGCCTGGGATCGCCTCAAGGCCATGATGGACAAGGGCCTGATCAAACCCATGATGGCGCAATGA
- a CDS encoding cache domain-containing protein — MPNTAPAPEAPALNAQGLTRKHHLSLVLVLGGLALVLLLGSWSLYSRQKAALTWALSAQGEQLQLALNDTLDAARLHAMGMRQSAERNLRQPLFNDSSLAERLERRNLAPLRDAPWDRMPQDLAKDMGAVHTNPAASGDYRRELNAPLGALGQAVAAHAQQQRLAWSYFFDAQKRWRWVYPAQARDEVLIATGKADMGAALPVLWDAAGLDAAGPARNPQKEPVWSAPHTDPFKKITVVSALAPVYVGEAFVGAMGTDLSLEALGTVMQQRPLAMGQAWVIDKEGRVLASSDTKAGTPPSGPYTTEAGWLRYALRGSPFSLVIYAPDGVVASHTLGKLMPMLVTGLLGLLAAAGTALWLSRQFTLPALQLADYVQNAEGPNIKRPPKVPALWKPWFDRAARAALDRRDQVMHHHQRSSQLEKQIIQLEAQVRARDNKGQQPHSE, encoded by the coding sequence ATGCCAAACACAGCACCCGCACCTGAAGCGCCCGCGCTCAACGCCCAAGGGCTCACGCGCAAACACCACCTGAGCCTGGTCCTTGTGCTGGGCGGCTTGGCCTTGGTACTGCTGCTGGGCAGCTGGAGCCTGTACAGCCGCCAGAAAGCTGCCCTGACCTGGGCCCTGAGTGCACAAGGCGAACAACTACAGCTCGCCCTGAATGACACGCTCGACGCTGCCCGCCTGCACGCCATGGGCATGCGCCAAAGCGCTGAACGCAACCTGCGCCAACCCCTTTTTAACGACAGCAGCCTCGCGGAACGGCTGGAGCGCCGAAACCTCGCGCCGCTGCGCGATGCACCGTGGGATCGCATGCCGCAAGACCTGGCAAAAGACATGGGTGCCGTACATACCAACCCTGCTGCCAGTGGCGACTACCGGCGCGAACTCAATGCGCCGCTGGGTGCGCTGGGTCAAGCGGTAGCCGCACACGCCCAGCAGCAGCGCCTTGCTTGGAGCTACTTTTTTGACGCCCAGAAGCGCTGGCGATGGGTGTATCCGGCCCAGGCCCGGGACGAAGTGCTGATCGCCACCGGCAAAGCCGACATGGGTGCAGCCCTGCCGGTGCTGTGGGATGCCGCAGGCTTGGATGCGGCGGGACCGGCTCGCAACCCGCAAAAGGAACCGGTGTGGTCTGCGCCGCACACCGACCCCTTCAAGAAAATCACTGTCGTTTCTGCATTGGCCCCGGTGTATGTGGGTGAAGCCTTTGTCGGTGCCATGGGCACCGACCTGAGCCTGGAGGCCCTTGGCACCGTCATGCAACAACGCCCGCTGGCCATGGGGCAGGCCTGGGTGATCGACAAAGAAGGGCGCGTGCTCGCCAGCAGCGACACCAAGGCAGGCACCCCGCCCTCCGGCCCGTACACCACGGAAGCAGGCTGGCTGCGCTATGCCCTACGCGGCTCGCCGTTCAGCCTGGTGATTTATGCGCCCGACGGCGTGGTAGCCAGCCACACCTTGGGCAAGCTGATGCCCATGCTCGTCACCGGTCTGCTGGGCTTGTTGGCGGCCGCAGGCACTGCACTCTGGCTCAGCCGCCAATTCACCTTGCCTGCCCTGCAGTTAGCCGATTACGTACAGAACGCCGAGGGCCCCAACATCAAGCGCCCACCCAAAGTGCCTGCCCTCTGGAAGCCCTGGTTTGACCGCGCTGCGAGAGCCGCCCTGGACCGGCGCGACCAGGTCATGCACCACCACCAGCGCAGCAGCCAGCTCGAAAAGCAGATCATCCAGCTCGAAGCACAGGTTCGCGCACGCGACAACAAGGGCCAGCAGCCTCACTCAGAATAG
- a CDS encoding EamA family transporter codes for MSSHRFHHVLPLLAVLGSVTALGLGTSIAKQLFPVVGSLGTTALRVGFSALLLLLIWRPWRWSLAPADRMSLLRYGVALGLMNLLFYMSLRTIPFGIAVAIEFSGPLAVALYSSRKPVDFVWLVLAIAGLGLLLPFGSNVQALDVTGVLYALAAAAFWGAYIVFGKRVGHLHAGHSVALGLTVAAITVVPFGIWHAGAALLDPHVLWIGLVVAAISSAIPISLEMVALKRLPQEAFGIMTSMEPAVAALLGLVMLNEQLSAPQWWAIVFIMGAAAGSAVTAKREPPAVAAGLVQ; via the coding sequence ATGTCTTCACACCGCTTTCATCATGTACTGCCTTTGCTGGCGGTTTTGGGTTCTGTCACGGCCTTGGGGCTGGGCACATCGATTGCCAAACAGTTATTCCCTGTGGTTGGCTCTCTGGGCACCACCGCGCTTCGCGTGGGCTTTTCAGCGCTATTGCTTTTGCTGATCTGGCGACCCTGGCGTTGGTCGTTGGCACCGGCCGACCGCATGTCACTGTTGCGTTACGGTGTGGCGCTGGGGCTGATGAACTTGTTGTTTTACATGTCGCTGCGCACCATTCCATTTGGCATTGCGGTGGCGATCGAGTTTTCGGGGCCTTTGGCGGTGGCGCTGTATTCGTCGCGCAAGCCGGTGGACTTTGTCTGGCTGGTGCTGGCGATTGCGGGGCTGGGTTTGCTGCTGCCCTTTGGCAGCAATGTGCAGGCACTGGACGTGACCGGCGTGCTCTATGCACTGGCTGCCGCCGCATTCTGGGGTGCTTACATCGTGTTCGGCAAGCGCGTGGGTCACTTGCATGCGGGCCACTCGGTGGCGCTGGGGCTCACGGTGGCGGCCATTACCGTAGTGCCCTTCGGCATCTGGCACGCAGGTGCGGCTCTGCTGGATCCACACGTTTTATGGATCGGGCTGGTGGTGGCGGCGATTTCCAGTGCCATACCTATCTCGCTGGAGATGGTGGCCCTCAAGCGTCTGCCGCAAGAGGCCTTCGGCATCATGACCAGCATGGAGCCCGCGGTGGCAGCCTTGCTGGGCTTGGTGATGTTGAATGAACAGCTCAGCGCCCCACAGTGGTGGGCGATTGTGTTCATCATGGGTGCGGCGGCCGGCAGCGCAGTCACGGCCAAACGCGAACCGCCGGCGGTGGCGGCCGGGCTGGTGCAGTAA
- a CDS encoding ABC transporter substrate-binding protein: MSSSIQRRQLLAASAASVTLPVFAQSAPAWSAIEAKAKGQTVYFNAWGGSETINAYIQWAAGEAQKRFGVTVQHVKIADAPDMIKRVRNEKAAGKTNGSVDLVWINGENFLTMKREGLLFGPFAESLPSYAKVDVQGKPTTRLDFAEPTDGLEAPWGMAQLTFMIDSKRTPKPPQNLAELQAFAKANPGRVTYPRPPNFHGTTFLKQVLMDVNANRDALYKPVTPDAFAKATAPLWAALDQLHPHLWRGGKQFPNNAEAIRQMLADGEVALALTFNPNDAANEIAAKRLPASVTSYQFSSGTIGNTHFVAIPVNATAKEGAQVFANFLLSAEAQARKADITVWGDPTVLAMDKLSATERAAFAAKPLPGQVEKPAPAIPEPHGSWVDALEKEWTKRYAG, translated from the coding sequence ATGAGCTCATCCATTCAACGCCGCCAACTTCTTGCCGCCTCTGCAGCATCAGTAACACTTCCCGTATTCGCCCAATCCGCCCCCGCATGGTCGGCCATCGAGGCCAAGGCCAAAGGCCAGACTGTTTACTTCAACGCCTGGGGCGGGTCGGAGACCATCAACGCCTACATCCAGTGGGCAGCTGGTGAAGCGCAGAAGCGCTTTGGTGTGACCGTGCAGCACGTCAAGATTGCCGATGCGCCGGACATGATCAAGCGGGTGCGCAACGAAAAAGCCGCTGGCAAAACCAATGGCAGCGTGGACCTGGTGTGGATCAACGGTGAGAACTTTTTGACCATGAAGCGCGAGGGCCTGCTCTTCGGGCCATTTGCTGAGAGCCTGCCCTCGTACGCCAAGGTGGATGTGCAGGGAAAACCCACCACCCGCCTGGACTTTGCGGAACCCACCGACGGCCTGGAAGCCCCCTGGGGCATGGCACAGCTGACCTTCATGATCGACAGCAAACGCACGCCCAAGCCGCCACAGAACCTCGCAGAGCTGCAAGCCTTTGCCAAAGCCAACCCCGGCCGCGTGACCTATCCGCGCCCACCCAACTTCCACGGCACCACATTCCTGAAGCAAGTGCTAATGGATGTGAACGCCAACCGCGACGCGCTGTACAAACCGGTCACTCCCGATGCGTTCGCCAAAGCCACCGCGCCCTTGTGGGCCGCGCTGGACCAGTTGCACCCGCATCTGTGGCGCGGCGGCAAGCAGTTCCCCAACAACGCAGAAGCCATCCGCCAGATGCTGGCCGATGGCGAAGTGGCTCTCGCCCTCACCTTCAACCCCAACGATGCCGCGAACGAAATAGCCGCCAAGCGCCTCCCAGCTAGCGTGACAAGCTATCAATTCAGTAGCGGAACCATCGGAAACACGCACTTCGTGGCCATTCCGGTGAATGCCACCGCCAAGGAAGGTGCGCAGGTGTTTGCCAACTTTTTGCTCAGCGCCGAGGCCCAAGCCCGCAAGGCCGACATCACCGTGTGGGGAGACCCGACCGTGCTCGCCATGGACAAGCTCAGCGCCACAGAGCGGGCTGCATTTGCCGCCAAGCCCCTGCCCGGCCAGGTAGAAAAGCCAGCGCCCGCCATCCCTGAGCCACACGGCAGTTGGGTGGATGCGCTGGAGAAAGAGTGGACCAAGCGCTACGCTGGGTGA